From Marinoscillum sp. 108, a single genomic window includes:
- a CDS encoding ROK family protein yields the protein MLWGIDLGGTKIEGVVLNESHEVLARERVPTEAVKGLEHIIGQITKLLDILAEQVGERPTKLGIGTPGSVDPQTGLLKNSNTQAINNQPFLQLLQEALNIPINIANDANCFALAETEMGAVHEQYPEAKVIFGVIMGTGTGGGIVINGKVLNGRQGIGGEWGHTFLDLSGGDCYCGDKGCAERILAGPSLERYYFEQSGNKRPLKDIYADYKAGIDPIAQKTIDRLIHFFGLGLSNVVNVLDPDVIVIGGGVSNLDVLFNEAVDSLKKHVFNPSFNTPIIKPKLGDSAGVFGAALL from the coding sequence ATGCTTTGGGGAATTGACCTGGGAGGCACCAAAATAGAGGGTGTTGTGTTGAATGAATCACATGAAGTACTGGCAAGAGAGCGTGTGCCCACTGAGGCCGTAAAGGGATTAGAGCACATCATCGGTCAGATTACCAAACTTTTAGACATTTTGGCTGAGCAGGTTGGGGAGCGCCCCACTAAACTAGGGATAGGCACACCTGGTTCGGTAGATCCGCAAACCGGTCTTTTAAAGAACAGTAATACCCAGGCGATCAATAATCAGCCGTTTCTTCAATTGCTTCAGGAAGCATTGAACATTCCCATCAACATTGCCAATGATGCCAACTGCTTTGCTTTGGCAGAAACCGAAATGGGTGCAGTGCATGAGCAATACCCTGAAGCTAAAGTCATCTTTGGTGTAATCATGGGTACCGGAACAGGTGGCGGCATTGTCATCAATGGAAAAGTACTCAACGGCCGGCAGGGAATTGGTGGTGAATGGGGTCACACCTTTCTGGATCTGAGTGGTGGCGATTGCTACTGTGGGGATAAAGGCTGTGCAGAACGGATTCTGGCAGGCCCCTCACTGGAACGCTATTATTTCGAGCAGTCCGGCAACAAAAGACCTCTGAAGGATATCTATGCCGACTATAAAGCAGGCATCGACCCGATCGCTCAAAAAACCATCGATCGCCTCATACACTTTTTTGGATTGGGGCTTTCCAATGTGGTGAATGTGCTGGATCCGGATGTCATTGTGATCGGCGGTGGAGTTTCAAACCTTGATGTACTATTCAATGAAGCGGTGGACTCCCTCAAAAAGCACGTTTTTAACCCATCGTTCAATACTCCCATTATCAAACCGAAACTAGGAGATAGTGCCGGAGTATTTGGTGCAGCTCTGCTGTAG
- a CDS encoding ABC transporter permease, translating into MEDLNIQPPRGANRLLAFFCKTEYLEDIQGDLEEEYILKHQKGPLKALLWYYWQVIRLFRPGLTKSSKINHLIPTNGSMFRNHLIVAIRNLWKYKSGTAINIIGLSTGICAFILIALFIQDELSYDQHHVHADNTYRLTVKNIDKNGELSRHWAFASAGHAQRLKADYPEITHATRFYAWAFPDIQIGDKVFPSEQVVFADKDVFEVFTFPFILGNAESAFREIKSIVLTEQSAIRLFGNDWRNDDILGKTIQITRDATKASFVVSGVMEDMPENQHFHFEYLAPIEFLEPVFGEGMNNVTGNYNWLTYLRLQEGTDPRRIEQYKDDFFDKYVGLFENGIPAKKAYDFELQPLLSIHLNSHLEGEIESNGSLQQVYIFGTVGILLLVVACINYMNLATSHFSRRTKEVGVRKAIGAHKSSLIQQFLTESLMVNLLSFPVAIMLTWLALPYLNDFMEKQLTFNMLENRELLLGLILLLVMVAIISGSYPALFLSRINLIQALKGEAAINSNKWNFRSWLITFQYAVTIGLLFTLAVIEGQMKFIQNSDPGYRKDQILHLSMSRNIRNLDVFKNELLSHPAIHKATYASRVPTGRLADNWNSAFFNDQTAVETTFRLPFILADEDFLETFEIELVAGKNFTAAMEMSTDSVGYYLVNRAAAKALGFDDPEDIVGRKLSYGNYDDHTYKAGRILGVTEDFHFESLHSEITPMVILKGDWNMRTICMQISPGDVQSALAHVEETWTKFDPINSPEYQFMDDLFDQQYQAEERLSTMIKVFTVIAVLIGCLGLIGMVGFIIDTRYKEIGIRKVLGASVFSIISMIGQRFLILIGIGCLVALPTSYFFISGWLDGFVYHINIGLLLVILPAVATLVLTLATISYQTLKASLINPVECLKDE; encoded by the coding sequence ATGGAAGACCTCAATATCCAACCACCCAGAGGTGCCAACCGGCTGCTGGCCTTTTTCTGTAAGACAGAATACCTGGAGGATATTCAGGGTGATCTGGAAGAAGAATACATCCTAAAACATCAAAAAGGCCCCTTAAAAGCACTCCTCTGGTACTACTGGCAGGTCATCAGGCTTTTTCGTCCGGGCCTCACCAAGTCATCAAAAATCAATCACCTCATACCAACCAACGGATCCATGTTTAGAAATCACCTCATTGTCGCCATTCGAAACCTTTGGAAATACAAGTCAGGCACCGCCATTAATATCATTGGGCTTTCCACAGGTATTTGCGCTTTCATCCTGATCGCCCTGTTTATCCAAGATGAACTCAGCTATGATCAACATCATGTGCATGCTGATAATACCTATCGACTGACAGTCAAAAACATTGACAAAAACGGGGAGCTGAGCAGGCATTGGGCCTTTGCATCCGCCGGGCACGCCCAGCGGCTCAAAGCAGACTACCCCGAAATCACCCACGCTACCCGATTCTATGCCTGGGCATTCCCGGACATTCAAATCGGAGATAAGGTCTTTCCTTCCGAGCAGGTCGTCTTCGCAGATAAGGACGTCTTTGAGGTGTTCACCTTCCCGTTCATCCTGGGCAATGCAGAATCAGCCTTTCGGGAGATCAAATCCATCGTACTGACCGAACAAAGCGCCATCAGGCTCTTTGGTAATGACTGGCGCAATGATGACATCCTGGGAAAGACCATTCAGATCACCCGGGACGCGACCAAAGCTTCCTTTGTGGTATCCGGAGTGATGGAAGATATGCCCGAAAACCAACATTTTCACTTTGAGTACCTCGCTCCCATAGAGTTTCTGGAGCCTGTTTTTGGAGAAGGGATGAACAACGTGACTGGCAACTACAACTGGCTCACTTACCTCAGGCTACAAGAGGGTACCGATCCACGCCGCATCGAACAATACAAAGACGACTTTTTTGATAAGTATGTGGGCCTGTTTGAAAATGGAATTCCAGCCAAAAAAGCCTACGATTTTGAGCTCCAGCCCCTGCTCAGCATCCATCTCAACTCTCATCTGGAGGGTGAAATTGAAAGCAATGGCAGCTTGCAACAAGTGTACATCTTTGGTACTGTAGGCATCCTGCTGCTGGTAGTTGCCTGCATCAATTATATGAACCTGGCGACCTCACATTTTTCCAGAAGGACCAAAGAAGTAGGTGTACGAAAAGCCATCGGAGCACATAAATCATCCCTCATTCAGCAATTTCTCACTGAGTCGCTCATGGTCAATCTCCTGTCCTTTCCGGTGGCCATAATGCTCACCTGGCTGGCGTTGCCATATCTCAATGATTTCATGGAAAAACAGCTGACATTCAACATGCTGGAAAATAGAGAACTTCTCCTGGGACTTATCCTGCTCCTCGTAATGGTTGCCATCATTTCCGGATCCTATCCAGCCCTTTTTCTTTCCAGAATAAATCTGATACAGGCCCTGAAAGGCGAGGCAGCCATCAACAGCAACAAATGGAATTTCAGAAGTTGGCTCATCACCTTTCAGTATGCCGTCACCATAGGCTTGCTCTTCACACTGGCAGTGATCGAGGGTCAGATGAAGTTCATTCAAAACTCAGACCCTGGCTACCGCAAAGACCAGATCCTACACTTGTCCATGAGCAGAAACATCCGCAACCTGGATGTTTTCAAAAATGAGCTCCTGAGTCATCCAGCCATTCACAAAGCCACCTACGCCTCGCGAGTACCCACGGGCCGCTTGGCCGATAATTGGAATTCTGCCTTTTTCAATGACCAGACCGCCGTGGAAACCACCTTCAGGCTGCCCTTTATTCTGGCAGACGAGGATTTCCTGGAAACCTTTGAGATCGAACTGGTGGCGGGCAAAAACTTTACCGCTGCCATGGAGATGAGTACGGACTCAGTGGGCTATTACCTTGTGAACAGGGCAGCAGCCAAAGCACTGGGATTTGATGATCCGGAAGATATCGTAGGTCGTAAGCTCTCCTATGGCAATTATGATGATCATACCTACAAAGCCGGCAGAATCCTGGGAGTCACCGAAGATTTTCATTTCGAATCGTTACACAGTGAAATCACCCCCATGGTGATCCTCAAAGGTGATTGGAATATGCGTACGATCTGCATGCAAATCTCTCCGGGAGATGTGCAAAGTGCATTGGCCCATGTAGAAGAAACCTGGACCAAATTTGATCCGATCAATAGTCCCGAGTATCAGTTTATGGATGATCTTTTTGACCAGCAGTACCAGGCCGAAGAGCGGCTGAGCACCATGATCAAAGTATTCACGGTCATTGCAGTGCTAATAGGATGTCTCGGACTTATCGGGATGGTAGGCTTTATTATTGACACCCGCTATAAGGAAATCGGAATCAGAAAAGTACTCGGAGCTTCTGTATTCAGCATCATCTCCATGATTGGGCAGCGGTTTCTTATCCTTATCGGAATAGGTTGTTTGGTGGCCCTTCCCACCTCTTACTTCTTTATTTCGGGGTGGCTGGATGGATTTGTGTATCACATTAACATTGGGCTGCTGCTGGTCATCTTACCCGCTGTAGCCACACTGGTACTCACTCTGGCTACCATTAGTTATCAGACACTCAAAGCATCACTCATCAATCCGGTGGAATGTCTCAAGGATGAATAA
- a CDS encoding PadR family transcriptional regulator produces the protein MKDLQLGEFEEIVLLTVAILFGDAYGVTLKAEIESRLNRKVSIGALQSALRRMEEKGYLNSEFGEATAMRGGKRKRFFTVTDLGKKALAVSRDTRNQLWDAIPDVAFKIV, from the coding sequence ATGAAAGACCTTCAACTCGGTGAATTTGAGGAAATTGTACTACTCACGGTGGCCATTCTCTTCGGGGATGCATACGGCGTGACTCTGAAAGCCGAAATAGAATCCAGGCTAAATAGAAAAGTGAGCATAGGCGCCTTACAGAGCGCCTTGCGCAGAATGGAAGAGAAAGGCTATTTGAATTCGGAATTTGGGGAAGCCACCGCCATGAGAGGCGGTAAACGTAAGCGTTTCTTTACCGTCACTGATCTGGGGAAAAAAGCACTGGCTGTTAGCCGGGATACACGCAATCAGCTCTGGGATGCCATCCCCGATGTGGCCTTTAAAATAGTTTAA
- a CDS encoding BrxA/BrxB family bacilliredoxin yields the protein MYPEQLVAPMRTELTHVGFEELKTAEAVDSLMKDHKGTSLIVINSVCGCAAGTARPGVTTALNLSAKKPDHLATVFAGVDMEATAKVREYTMPFPPSSPAVALFKDGELVHFVERHHIEGRSAEMIANHLVEVFKEFC from the coding sequence ATGTATCCTGAACAACTTGTAGCTCCAATGCGTACCGAACTCACACATGTAGGGTTCGAGGAGTTGAAAACTGCAGAGGCAGTAGACAGCCTCATGAAAGATCACAAAGGAACTTCCCTGATCGTGATCAACTCTGTATGTGGATGTGCTGCTGGCACAGCCAGACCAGGTGTGACCACCGCCCTCAATCTGAGTGCAAAGAAGCCTGATCATCTGGCTACTGTATTTGCCGGTGTGGACATGGAAGCCACTGCCAAAGTAAGAGAATATACCATGCCTTTCCCTCCATCTTCACCGGCAGTAGCCCTTTTCAAAGATGGTGAGCTTGTGCACTTTGTAGAAAGACATCACATAGAAGGAAGGTCTGCAGAAATGATCGCCAACCACCTGGTGGAGGTTTTCAAGGAGTTCTGTTAA
- a CDS encoding sugar porter family MFS transporter yields MNRRILYYSIVVAMAGFLFGFDTVVISGANLPIKQLWNTSDWFHGTFIMSMALWGTVIGALAGGIPTDKYGRKTTLFWIGILYFISALGSALATDPYLFSFFRFIGGLGVGASSVTAPTYTSEIAPAKSRGQMVALYQFNIVFGILIAFISNYLLKGFDGINDWRWMMGVEAIPALAYILLIMGVPKSPRWLILHQKDHDAALEVLRKTNTEEEALALIAEIEKDGKASESIQGGVFSKRYSIPLMLAFLIAFFNQLSGINFILYYAPEILEKAGFASSDSLLSSISIGGVNLVFTILGMYLIDRAGRKQLMYIGSVGYIMSLLMVAYGFYAGASANFKLGFILMFIASHAIGQGAVIWVFISEIFPNRVRAFGQAWGCGTHWVFAALITLFGAVLINTFEPWMVFIFFAGFMVLQLLFVIFLMPETKGVSLEELQKRLVKE; encoded by the coding sequence ATGAATAGACGAATTCTTTATTATTCAATAGTGGTGGCCATGGCCGGGTTTCTGTTCGGCTTTGACACGGTCGTGATTTCCGGTGCCAACCTGCCCATCAAACAACTATGGAATACCTCAGATTGGTTTCATGGTACTTTTATCATGTCGATGGCCCTGTGGGGAACAGTGATAGGAGCCCTCGCAGGTGGTATCCCTACTGATAAATATGGACGGAAGACCACACTGTTTTGGATAGGGATCCTCTATTTTATTTCAGCCTTGGGTTCGGCGCTGGCTACAGACCCTTATTTATTTTCATTTTTCAGGTTTATTGGTGGACTAGGGGTAGGTGCTTCATCAGTCACCGCACCCACTTATACTTCAGAGATAGCTCCGGCCAAGAGCAGAGGGCAGATGGTGGCTTTGTATCAGTTCAACATAGTATTTGGGATACTCATTGCCTTTATCTCTAATTATCTGCTGAAGGGCTTCGATGGTATCAATGACTGGCGATGGATGATGGGCGTAGAAGCCATCCCGGCGCTGGCCTATATCTTGCTGATCATGGGTGTTCCCAAAAGCCCTAGGTGGCTAATTCTCCATCAGAAAGATCACGATGCGGCCCTGGAGGTGCTTAGAAAAACCAATACTGAGGAGGAGGCATTGGCGCTGATCGCGGAAATTGAGAAAGATGGAAAGGCCTCGGAATCTATTCAGGGCGGAGTGTTTTCCAAACGCTACAGCATCCCATTGATGCTGGCTTTTCTGATTGCATTTTTCAATCAACTCTCCGGGATCAATTTTATCCTTTATTATGCTCCTGAAATCCTGGAGAAGGCAGGCTTTGCTTCCTCAGACTCTCTGCTCAGCTCTATTTCTATAGGTGGGGTCAATCTGGTGTTTACCATTCTGGGGATGTACCTGATCGACAGAGCAGGCCGAAAGCAGCTGATGTACATAGGTTCTGTGGGTTATATTATGAGCTTGCTCATGGTGGCATATGGCTTCTATGCGGGGGCCAGTGCCAATTTTAAGTTGGGCTTCATACTGATGTTTATTGCCTCCCATGCGATAGGCCAGGGAGCAGTGATCTGGGTGTTTATCTCAGAGATTTTCCCGAATAGGGTCAGAGCTTTTGGTCAGGCGTGGGGTTGTGGTACCCATTGGGTATTTGCGGCGTTGATCACCCTCTTTGGCGCGGTGCTCATCAATACATTTGAGCCCTGGATGGTCTTTATCTTCTTTGCAGGGTTTATGGTGTTGCAGTTACTATTTGTGATATTCCTGATGCCGGAGACCAAGGGTGTTTCGCTGGAGGAACTACAGAAGCGGTTGGTGAAGGAGTAG
- a CDS encoding ABC-F family ATP-binding cassette domain-containing protein translates to MNNLSVENLAKNYDERQLFENLTFGLEQGQKAALVGVNGCGKSTLLKIIAGIEPPDRGEVSFRKGVRVAMVPQSPEFDDNDNIVQAVFAEDIEELNVIRDYEIAIHKATVDPENAPDLTDVLERMDQLNAWDYESQVKQLLGELGLHDLEQKMGELSGGQRKRVALARALVVKPDFLILDEPTNHLDLDVIEWLESYLATANLTLLMVTHDRYFLDRVTNEIMEIDQGELFRYKGNYQNFLEKKAEREAQDAATVDKAKNLLRKELEWMRRQPKARGTKAKYRVDAFYETKEKASKGIQRAEMEVNLKGERQGKKILVMEHVSKRFDKIKILENFEHTFQRKERVGIVGPNGVGKSTFLNLLIGNILPDSGNMELGQTTKFGYYTQEEQIFNPNSRVIDVIKEVAEVIKMADGSVITASQLLNQFLFPPKMQFNMVGKLSGGERRRLQLLRVLMNNPNFLILDEPTNDLDLMTLNVLEDYLDNFEGCLMIVSHDRYFMDKLTDHLFIFEGEGQVRDFPGNYTDFREQGGKLAKKEEAPKKSTDKSPAPAEPVKTEKKKLSYNEQREYDKLEGEIAKLEKERDAKTALMNQKTDFEELQKLAEELEAIRDSIEEKEMRWLELSDKAGV, encoded by the coding sequence ATGAATAATCTATCCGTGGAAAATCTGGCCAAAAATTATGATGAACGCCAGCTATTTGAGAATCTAACTTTTGGACTGGAGCAAGGCCAAAAGGCCGCTTTGGTGGGAGTGAACGGTTGTGGGAAGTCCACCCTACTGAAGATTATTGCGGGGATAGAGCCTCCGGATCGTGGGGAGGTGTCTTTTAGAAAAGGCGTGCGGGTGGCCATGGTGCCACAGAGTCCGGAGTTTGACGACAATGACAACATTGTACAAGCGGTTTTTGCTGAAGATATTGAAGAACTTAATGTGATCCGGGACTATGAGATAGCCATACACAAGGCTACCGTGGATCCTGAAAATGCGCCTGACCTCACAGATGTTCTGGAGCGAATGGATCAGCTGAATGCCTGGGATTATGAAAGTCAGGTAAAGCAATTGTTAGGCGAATTGGGGCTGCATGATCTGGAGCAAAAGATGGGTGAGCTATCTGGTGGGCAACGAAAGCGGGTGGCTTTGGCCCGTGCGCTAGTAGTGAAGCCGGATTTTTTGATTTTGGATGAGCCCACTAACCATCTGGACCTGGACGTGATAGAGTGGCTGGAAAGCTACCTGGCTACAGCCAATCTTACCCTTCTGATGGTGACCCACGACCGGTACTTTCTGGATAGAGTGACCAATGAGATCATGGAGATTGATCAGGGCGAGCTTTTTAGATACAAAGGCAACTATCAAAACTTTTTGGAGAAAAAGGCCGAGCGCGAAGCACAGGATGCTGCTACGGTAGATAAAGCCAAGAACCTGCTGAGAAAAGAACTGGAGTGGATGCGCAGGCAGCCGAAAGCCAGGGGCACCAAGGCCAAGTATCGGGTAGATGCTTTTTATGAAACCAAAGAAAAAGCCTCGAAGGGAATACAGCGCGCAGAGATGGAGGTTAATCTGAAAGGTGAGCGTCAGGGTAAAAAGATTCTTGTGATGGAGCACGTTTCCAAGCGGTTCGACAAGATCAAAATCCTCGAGAATTTTGAGCACACCTTTCAGCGGAAAGAACGAGTGGGTATAGTGGGCCCTAATGGCGTGGGTAAATCCACCTTTCTAAACCTCCTGATTGGCAATATATTGCCGGATAGTGGCAATATGGAATTGGGGCAGACCACCAAGTTTGGCTACTACACCCAGGAGGAGCAGATATTCAACCCCAACAGTCGGGTGATAGATGTGATCAAGGAAGTGGCAGAGGTGATCAAGATGGCTGATGGTTCGGTGATCACTGCTTCTCAGCTCCTGAATCAATTCTTATTTCCTCCAAAAATGCAGTTTAACATGGTGGGTAAGCTGAGTGGAGGGGAGCGCCGCAGACTGCAGCTGCTCCGCGTGCTGATGAACAATCCCAACTTCCTGATTCTCGATGAGCCTACCAACGATCTGGACCTGATGACCCTGAATGTTCTGGAGGATTATCTGGACAATTTTGAGGGTTGTCTGATGATTGTTTCTCACGATCGTTACTTCATGGATAAACTGACTGATCACCTGTTCATATTTGAAGGGGAGGGACAAGTGCGAGACTTCCCGGGTAACTATACCGACTTCAGGGAGCAAGGGGGAAAACTGGCCAAAAAGGAAGAAGCACCTAAAAAGTCAACGGATAAGAGTCCTGCACCTGCGGAGCCAGTGAAAACCGAGAAAAAGAAACTATCCTACAATGAGCAGCGCGAATACGATAAGCTGGAAGGAGAAATAGCCAAACTAGAAAAGGAAAGGGATGCCAAAACAGCGCTGATGAATCAAAAGACGGATTTTGAGGAATTGCAGAAGCTTGCTGAAGAGCTGGAGGCCATCAGGGATTCCATTGAGGAGAAAGAAATGCGCTGGCTGGAGTTGTCTGACAAGGCCGGGGTTTAA
- a CDS encoding nuclear transport factor 2 family protein, with protein MKPKALVQKWVDLFNTADAQGLANLYHDDAINHQVANEPISGKPAIYEMFKSEFAQAEMTCVVEQILEDGEWAILEWKDPLGLRGCGFFQVIEGKIQLQRGYWDKLSFLRQHDLPIPPMSET; from the coding sequence ATCAAACCCAAAGCACTTGTACAAAAATGGGTGGATTTATTCAATACCGCGGATGCCCAGGGCCTTGCCAACCTGTATCATGACGATGCCATCAACCATCAGGTAGCCAATGAGCCCATTTCCGGTAAGCCTGCCATTTACGAAATGTTTAAGTCAGAGTTTGCACAGGCAGAAATGACCTGTGTGGTGGAGCAAATACTCGAGGATGGTGAGTGGGCCATCCTGGAATGGAAAGACCCTCTTGGCCTGAGAGGCTGTGGATTTTTCCAGGTGATTGAGGGAAAAATCCAGCTTCAGCGCGGATACTGGGACAAACTCTCCTTTCTCAGACAACATGACCTGCCTATACCACCCATGTCGGAAACTTAA
- a CDS encoding glycosyltransferase family 39 protein: MISPQASGAFKAFAESKASSLLLILLWLLAQLIAYLLFGIQTPVDTKEYMTDALSISSGAWPSDHTFWYSGYSSLLALIHWFGAPYEVIIWIQLMASALAAATLYRLAQLWGGESSAFIATLLYIGWLEIHQWTMILYTDSLFTSLIILSVYAIYFSHHHLQYLGAFILILLTAFIRPVGALFLVSLLSAMLFHSSVKTTPVPYRIGIGLIVLAGFLILLNFILRDYVSSFINSYSQAEIIYPGRSILTPPKSLEIPDTDLQPLVRLVSFMVYNPLYFLQLSLIKGLLYLGHVKPYFSIIHNLIIVLSLYPIYYFSIRGWKSVKMNPLKAFITVFISSQILMISFTSENWDGRFLLPVLPWIFLMASIGLSRSFFESE, from the coding sequence ATGATTTCGCCACAAGCATCCGGAGCATTCAAGGCTTTCGCAGAAAGTAAAGCATCAAGTCTGCTGCTTATACTCCTCTGGTTGCTGGCACAACTAATTGCTTACCTGCTCTTTGGTATACAAACCCCCGTAGATACCAAAGAGTATATGACCGATGCATTATCCATCAGCTCGGGTGCATGGCCCTCAGATCACACCTTTTGGTATAGTGGATACTCCTCGCTGCTGGCCTTGATCCATTGGTTTGGAGCACCATATGAAGTGATCATTTGGATACAGCTAATGGCGTCTGCTCTGGCTGCTGCAACACTGTATCGCCTGGCTCAGCTCTGGGGAGGAGAGTCGTCTGCATTTATCGCCACATTACTTTACATCGGGTGGCTGGAGATTCACCAGTGGACCATGATCCTTTATACAGATTCCCTGTTTACAAGTTTGATCATCTTGTCTGTATATGCCATCTATTTTTCACACCATCACTTACAATATTTGGGTGCATTCATACTCATCCTCCTCACAGCGTTTATCAGGCCTGTTGGGGCACTCTTTCTGGTGTCCCTTTTGAGTGCTATGCTTTTTCACTCCAGCGTAAAAACCACTCCCGTTCCCTATCGCATCGGCATTGGCCTGATCGTTCTTGCAGGGTTCCTCATTTTACTCAACTTTATTTTGAGGGATTATGTGTCTTCGTTTATCAATAGCTACTCACAGGCCGAAATCATTTATCCAGGCCGTAGCATCCTTACACCTCCAAAATCGCTGGAGATCCCCGACACAGATTTGCAACCATTGGTTCGCCTTGTTTCTTTCATGGTTTACAATCCCCTCTACTTCCTTCAGCTGTCTCTTATCAAAGGCTTACTCTATCTGGGTCATGTAAAACCTTACTTTTCCATCATACACAATCTGATCATTGTGCTATCACTCTACCCGATCTATTATTTCAGTATCAGAGGATGGAAATCAGTCAAAATGAACCCACTCAAGGCATTCATCACCGTATTCATCAGTAGCCAGATATTAATGATCAGCTTCACCTCCGAGAATTGGGATGGGCGATTTCTCCTGCCGGTACTTCCCTGGATTTTCCTGATGGCATCTATTGGACTGAGTCGTTCGTTTTTCGAATCTGAATGA
- a CDS encoding DoxX family protein, with protein MKKDKIIYWATTGIISLMMLFAAFSYFTDENVKNAMSTHLGFPDYFRVELGIAKVLGALALILPMVPTRLKEFAYFGFALTFVSAFYAHLSSGDPLAASIGPIVFLGVLAVSYVYFQKRTSLAQS; from the coding sequence ATGAAAAAAGACAAAATTATCTACTGGGCCACCACCGGAATCATTTCGTTGATGATGCTCTTTGCAGCGTTTTCCTATTTCACAGACGAAAACGTGAAAAACGCCATGAGCACGCACCTTGGTTTCCCGGATTATTTCAGAGTGGAGCTAGGCATTGCGAAAGTACTGGGTGCCCTGGCCCTGATTCTGCCTATGGTCCCCACCAGGCTTAAGGAGTTTGCTTACTTTGGGTTTGCCCTCACTTTTGTGTCGGCATTCTATGCGCATCTCTCCAGCGGTGATCCCCTGGCAGCCTCTATAGGTCCTATAGTGTTTTTGGGCGTTCTGGCAGTGTCTTATGTGTATTTCCAAAAGCGAACATCATTGGCACAATCCTAA
- a CDS encoding helix-turn-helix domain-containing protein, with amino-acid sequence MSIVSELEEVKSCSSHFVLAINDTLNVISGKWKLPIIGSLMYGKKRFKELERDIAKITPRMLSKELKELEVNGIVSRTVHPTTPVTVEYELTASGRSLKQVLEPMVEWGVQHRKRIFGK; translated from the coding sequence ATGAGTATAGTTTCAGAGTTGGAGGAAGTAAAGAGTTGTTCCTCGCATTTCGTACTGGCGATCAATGACACGCTCAATGTGATCAGTGGTAAGTGGAAGCTACCCATCATTGGGTCGCTGATGTATGGCAAGAAGCGCTTTAAGGAATTGGAGCGCGATATTGCTAAAATCACCCCCAGAATGCTTTCCAAGGAGCTAAAAGAGTTGGAGGTGAATGGAATTGTGAGTAGAACGGTGCATCCAACGACCCCTGTTACGGTGGAGTATGAACTGACCGCCTCCGGTCGGTCACTCAAGCAAGTACTGGAGCCGATGGTGGAGTGGGGAGTGCAGCACCGCAAGCGTATTTTTGGGAAATGA
- a CDS encoding porin family protein, producing MRKIFLSAILVLATIVSYGQAKVELGLKGGLNLANINREDAQATYESATGYHGGAYALVKVANIGIQPELLYSTRGTQVSFDDISGDFKQEYTYLDIPVMLKLYAVAGLNIQVGPQFGVLLSTDGKISDGNGGTTSISKDSYKNADISAAFGAGWDAPFGVNFTARYILGLTDIDSGSEEAKNRTFQLSLGFRLFKVGS from the coding sequence ATGAGAAAGATTTTTTTATCAGCTATCCTCGTACTGGCCACCATAGTGAGTTATGGACAAGCCAAAGTAGAATTGGGACTTAAGGGAGGCCTGAATCTTGCGAACATTAACAGGGAAGATGCCCAGGCTACCTACGAAAGTGCTACCGGGTATCATGGAGGGGCTTACGCCTTAGTCAAGGTGGCGAATATTGGTATTCAGCCAGAGCTGCTTTATTCTACCCGAGGTACTCAGGTTTCTTTTGATGACATATCAGGTGACTTCAAGCAGGAGTATACTTATCTGGATATCCCGGTGATGTTGAAACTGTATGCCGTTGCCGGACTGAACATACAGGTGGGTCCTCAGTTTGGAGTGCTGCTGTCTACTGATGGTAAGATCTCTGATGGCAACGGGGGTACTACATCCATCAGCAAGGACAGTTATAAAAACGCTGACATCAGTGCCGCATTTGGTGCTGGATGGGATGCACCATTTGGAGTGAATTTCACGGCAAGGTACATTTTGGGTCTGACTGATATAGACAGTGGGAGCGAAGAAGCTAAAAACAGAACCTTCCAGCTTTCGCTGGGATTCAGGTTATTCAAAGTAGGGAGCTGA